From Argopecten irradians isolate NY chromosome 3, Ai_NY, whole genome shotgun sequence:
gtttatactcactagaattttgttgtttatacagtgacacaaaggtagccagttaaagtttatactcactagaattttgttgtttgtacagtgacacaaaggtagccagttaaagtttatactcactagaattttgttgtttgtacagtgacacaaaggtagccagttaaagtttatactcactagaattttgttgtttgtacagtgacacaaaggtagccagttaaagtttatactcactagaattttgttgtttgtacagtgacacaaaggtagccagttaaagtttatactcactagaattttgttgtttgtacagtgacacaaaggtagccagttaaagtttatactcactagaattttgttgtttgtacagtggCACAAtggtagccagttaaagtttatactcactagaattttgttgtttgtacagtggacacaaaggtagccagttaaagtttatactcactagaattttgttgtttgtacagtgacactggggtagccagttaaagtttatactcactagaattttgttatttgtacAGTGGCACTGGGGaagccagttaaagtttatactcactagaattttgttgtttatacagTGACACTgggtagccagttaaagtttatactcactagaattttgttgtttgtacagtgacacgggtagccagttaaagtttatactcactagaattttgttgtttgtacagtgacacaaggtagccagttaaagtttatactcactagaattttgttgtttgtacagtgcacaaggtagccagttaaagtttatactcactagaattttgttgtttgtacagtgacactggtagtagccagttaaagtttatactcactagaattttgttgtttgtacagtgacacaaaggtagccagttaaagtttatactcactagaattttgttgtttgtacagtgacacaaaggtagccagttaaagtttatactcactagacttttgttgtttgtacagtgacacaaaggtagccagttaaagtttatactaactagaattttgttgtttatacagTGGCACTGgggtagccagttaaagtttatactcactagaattttgttgtttgtacagtggcacaaaggtagccagttaaagtttatactcactagaattttgttgtttgtacagtggcacaaaggtagccagttaaagtttatactcactagaattttgttgtttgtacagtgacacTGGGGTAGCCAgttagttaaagtttatactcactagaattttgttgtttgtacagtgacacaaaggtagccagttaaagtttatactcactagaattttgttgtttacagTGCACaaggtagccagttaaagtttatactcactagattttgttgtttgtacagtgacacaaggtagccagttaaagtttatactcactagaattttgttgtttgtacagtgacacaaaggtagccagttaaagtttatactcactagaattttgttgtttgtacagtgacacaaaggtagccagttaaagtttatactcactagaattttgttgtttgtacagtgacacaaaggtagccagttaaagtttatactcactagaattttgttgtttgtacagtgacacaaaggtagccagttaaagtttatactcactagaattttgttgtttgtacagtgacactggggtagccagttaaagtttatactcactagaattttgttgtttgtacagtggcacaaaggtagccagttaaagtttatactcactagaattttgttgtttgtacagtggcacaaaggtagccagttaaagtttatactcactagaattttgttgtttgtacagtggcacaaaggtagccagttaaagtttatactcactagaattttgttgtttgtacagtgacacaaaggtagccagttaaagtttatactcactagaattttgttgtttgtacagtgacacaaaggtagccagttaaagttttatactcactagaattttgttgtttgtacagtgacacaaaggtagccagttaaagtttatactcactagaattttgttgtttgtacagtgacactggggtagccagttaaagtttatactcactagaattttgttgtttgtacagtgacacaaaggtagccagttaaagtttatactcactagaattttgttgtttgtacagtgacactggggtagccagttaaagtttatactcactagaattttgttgtttgtacagtgacactggggtagccagttaaagtttatactcactagaattttgttgtttgtacagtgacacaaaggtagccagttaaagtttatactcactagaattttgttgtttgtacagtgacacgggtagccagttaaagtttatactcactagaattttgttgtttgtacagtgacacaaaggtagccagttaaagtttatactcactagaattttgttgtttgtacagtgacacaaaggtagccagttaaagtttatactcactagaattttgttgtttgtacagtggcacaaaggtagccagttaaagtttatactcactagaattttgttgtttatacagtgacacaaaggtagccagttaaagtttatactcactagaattttgttgtttgtacagtgacacaaagtagccagttaaagtttatactcactagaattttgttgtttgtacagtgacacaaaggtagccagttaaagtttatactcactagaattttgttgtttgtacagtgacactgggtagccagttaaagtttatactcactagaattttgttgtttgtacagtgacacaaaggtagccagttaaagtttatactcactagaattttgttgtttgtacagtgacacaaaggtagccagttaaagtttatactcactagaattttgttgttttacagtgacacaaaggtagccagttaaagtttatactcactagaattttgttgtttgtacagtgacacaaaggtagccagttaaagtttatactcactagaattttgttgtttatacagTGGCACTGgggtagccagttaaagtttatactcactagaattttgttgtttatacagtgacacaaaggtagccagttaaagtttatactcactagaattttgttgtttgtacagtgacacaaaggtagccagttaaagtttatactcactagaattttgttgtttgtacagtgacacaaggtagccagttaaagtttatactcactagacttttgttgtttgtacagtgacacaaaggtagccagttaaagtttatactcactagaattttgttgtttgtacagtggcacaaaggtagccagttaaagtttatactcactagaattttgttgtttgtacagtgacacaaaggtagccagttaaagtttatactcactagaattttgttgtttgtacagtgacacaaaggtagccagttaaagtttatactcactagaattttgttgtttgtacagtgacactggggtagccagttaaagtttatactcactagaattttgttgtttatacagTGGCACaaaggtagccagttaaagtttatactcactagaattttgttgtttgtacagtggcacaaaggtagccagttaaagtttatactcactagaattttgttgtttatacagTGACACTGgggtagccagttaaagtttatactcactagaattttgttgtttgtacagtgacacaaaggtagccagttaaagtttatactcactagaattttgttgtttgtacagtgacactggggtagccagttaaagtttatactcactagaattttgttgtttgtacagtgacacaaaggtagccagttaaagtttatactcactagaattttgttgtttgtacagtgacactggggtagccagttaaagtttatactcactagaattttgttgtttgtacagtgacactggggtagccagttaaagtttatactcactagaattttgttgtttgtacagtgacacaaaggtagccagttaaagtttatactcactagaattttgttgtttgtacagtgacacaaaggtagccagttaaagtttatactcactagaattttgttgtttgtacagtgacactggggtagccagttaaagtttatactcactagaattttgttgtttgtacagtggCACAAtggtagccagttaaagtttatactcactagaattttgttgtttgtacagtggCACAAtggtagccagttaaagtttatactcactagaattttgttgtttgtacagtggCACTGgggtagccagttaaagtttatactcactagaattttgttgtttgtacagtggcacaaaggtagccagttaaagtttatactcactagaattttgttgtttgtacagtgacacaatggtagccagttaaagtttatactcactagaattttgttgtttgtacagtggCACTGgggtagccagttaaagtttatactcactagaattttgttgtttatacagTGGCACaaaggtagccagttaaagtttatactcactagaattttgttgtttgtacagtggCACTAgggtagccagttaaagtttatactcactagaattttgttgtttgtacagtgacacaaaggtagccagttaaagtttatactcactagaattttgttgtttgtacagtgacacaaaggttagttaaagtttatactcactagaattttgttgtttgtacagtgacacaaaggtagccagttaaagtttatactcactagaattttgttgtttgtttgtacagtgacacaaaggtagccagttaaagttttatactcactagaatttttGCCTTTTTTGTTTCTGCATTCATGTTGAAATTATAAgcatataataatttataaacTGAGGTTCTTGAAAATCAGATCATGTTATTTACACATTAATTATGATGATAATATATAAAGGCCTCTTAACTTCCTTGTGCTGTCATCAACTGGGCGATAATAATGTTTGTGACTTAAAGTTCAAGTAATAGTTCTAAACAAAGGATATTTGGACTTGACTTCTCCTTCAAAGCCATACATTTGGTTCATGGTATAGCTTTCATGGTTACctataaatagaaacaaatCAGTTGGCATTATACCTCATTGTGTCAAAATTATTCAGCTCTGAAGCAGTAAGTTGTTTACACATTAATCAAGCAATAGTTAAATGTCAAATcaattatgtacatttattttttattttatgtttagcATTTCATGGTAAAATATAATTACTTACGGAAATATTTCTTACATACCTCTTGCCATGAAGAAATGATTTGGGTAAAGCAGTTTAAAACTAAACAACAGTAGAATACATTCTACTGAAAATGATCCTCGATCCACAAaatcaccattgaaaagctgAGAACACAGTTAAGGAATATAACATACAGCACTTAAACATCAGCTAGAATAGTGATATCATGAATTCATTACAATGTCTAGGTTCGCGGGTAATATCAACCATTAGATGTGTACAGAAAGGATACATAGGGATTTTTCTCGGAGGGAGGCCCATTCAATTCAAATATATTAAGTAGATCATAATACTGGCCATGTATATCTCCACATATAGTGAACTTCTCTCCCTGTaaaggaaaataaaacattactccTCTTCTCACAACCTTACAGTTTCTGTTAGAGTAATCACTATATAAAATACTGTATTACCCAACTATTTCCCATTTAAAGTAAAACATACGAACAGCATGCATGTATCTGTGAAATGTAGTTAATCAGTAAATTCATTCAGGTTCCCACAATAACATATACCAAAGTGTACTTAGTACATATGTAGCCACATGAAGTCAAACTTTTGTGACTAGGATTAACACTTACTGCTGGTACTGTGATGTCTACCAATGCAGGCTGGTTCATAAACAACTTCTTACATTCTAGGATAATCtgaaattatatgatattaaaaaactACAATTACTCCAATCAATTGTTCATTTGTTTTGGtgcatttaaaagaaataatgaaacaGAGTGATGCACTAATCCTAATCATCCTATTTTCACGCCAAAAAGTCCAAGTATCTACTTTTAAATGTCTAGGTGGCTGGCGGAAGAACCATGTACCCACCTATCATACTACAACAGCGTTGGCTCTATATCTTGGATCATTTGAAATGTAATGACACAAAAACTTTTACGTGACATTTGATAGTCTTCTGGACATTAATGTTCAGACACACCTGTAGCACTATATGTAGCTTCCATAAGAATGGGAGCTCAGACAATAAACTTTCACACATGTTTTTTCTCTTTAAAGACTGCCAATAAAATAATACCTGTTCTATCATCATAGTTTTGTCCATGGATTGAACTATTATATTTGGTTTTACCTGGTAAGCATATTTTCTGTGTAAACATTTTTGGTCTTTGAATGTGGTCATGAGCTCTTTGACAAACTCCTCTGTTACTGTTCCATTCTCAAAGTTTGGTCCAACATAGTCATCATCAATGCCTGACAAATATCAACCAAACATTCATAAGgtgcatttgaaaaaaaaaatgtcaagacAATTATTACCATGACAATTctgataatattacattttgcaTGCCTTCATTTACCAAAATATCTGTTTGTTGCTCATGTATGTCAAaagtaataacatttttaaagtGTAACATGATTTATGGGACACCCTGTACATTAATCTCTTATGATATTCATCTTTACTTGAAGCAGTTTCATACATTTCTCCTTATTCTTCTATTAATATCCTTGTGACTTTATATAGTCAAACCCTGCTTCTCTATCAAACTAGTTTATCACCAAACAACAATAGCATTCGGGTCAATCTGCTTTGATACTAATCAATGAAGGATAACTATGTACTTACTCATAGCAGCCAGATCAATCTGCTCAGCCACGGACTTGCTGTCCTCTACCGATATTGCCTTCTGGAAGGCCATCATCCGAACTATTTTCTGACACTCATTAAACTTAGCTCTCGCATCTTTGTTGTTTGGACGCACTTTGACCACCTATCAAAACAATCATCAAAACTTTGTAAAAGATTTAACATAATTATATCATCAAATGTCTTCTATTTGCATATCTATCAATTTATCTTTCAGAGTTTTGAGTTATCAGTTAATTCACAACGCaaagtttaaaataatatcTATATGATCCACATATTTGAGATGAAAACTTACTGCTTCCAGATCCTTGAGTGCCAACTTGTATTTTCCCAGAGACATGTTTGCAGATGCTCGTCGGTAATAGGCCTATAACATGACAAACAGCAAAATTCAAGGTGGTGATACTTTCTTGCTGCCAATATCAAGATTCACaaacttattttattacatttactGCTCTTATTTTACCATATTTAATTTACTGTtccaaatgttttgttttcattcaaattcaaaagaGGTACTGGCATatgaaaattggtatttaatatgatatttataacaCAGTGTTGAATGCAGTCTTATATTATTGTCAACATCATGCTAAAAGTCCTCCTAGTTACACACTGTAGACGGAACAGTTTATCCATTTTTTAGGAACATCAAAGGGTTTTGTTAATCTTTCCTTGAATGCTGATTTCCTAATCTTATCCGTTGGCTGATACAATTGTATATGACTTCTTACTtgtcttttgttttaattaatgttgTTGAACCGTTACCTAAACATTGAAGAAATCAATCAATGGGCAGTTGTTATCTTAACTCTTTCGGTACTTTCTATTCTTTCCGGATTCCATCCCAAAAGAAGTTATTAGTCTTGTCACAGGAAGTTTCAAAGAAAATATCAGACAACATGTGTACCGGTAGTTGTTTTGTGGTAATTGATTTTAACTAAATATGCTAAGATAATCCTTTGGTCTTAATTCGAAATTATTTTGTGAATTATGTTTAAACCTGAACAagtttttttcaaagttttctTTAACTATATGGTATACAATCTGGGATGAAAGTGGAACAAGCTTCCattttgttgatgatgataacaTTTTCTTGATTTACCTTATTCTTCTGACAAATATGGTAAATATGGTTGAAATAAGTACTTTTTTAGCACACGGAATGTTTGCTTTGACTTAAAAATACTTTTCACACATCActgtatttaaaatgtaaacTAGTTGGAGATTTATTGCAAAAAAAGTATCAATATAAAGTTTCAACTGTACTGTAGTAGACACCAaagaagagagagggtaaaaatCTGTAAATGACAGGGAAAGAATTAAATACTTGCATCATGTTTTGGTGTTGCCTTTTATACTTCATCATTGtcaattttaattgtatttttgtgtCTAATCTTAAGTCCTTTCCCCCACAAGTATTTTTAGAGGGGATTGGTATATTCTGAGGCAGATATCATTGTTTACCTTGATATACGACCTGTCCAGCTGAAGAGCTCGCCCAGCATCATTGAGTGCATAACCAAAGCACTCTGTACGCAGGTAGGCAAAGCttctgttacagtaataggtCGCTACTTCAGGGTTCAGTTCTATTGCTTGTGTGTAGAATGTTATTGCTTGATTGTAGTCTTCAtctaaaaaacaaataaaatcatgagGATGAGGTTCATAACCAAACACATACAGgaaatactttttttcattttaagaagTGTCCTTTATCTGTATTGTCTTTAGAATTTCCACTTCGACCTGAAATATTGTAATTGTATTGTACAACATCAAAATCATTCCATCaacattaaaagaaaaaaacatttccaGTAATTACTCTTCCATGACCCTAATAGTGTACAGCATGGGTGTCATTATATTTCAGTGTGAAACAAGTGATGAAATTGACATCTTTTTATAGCTCTGGCATGTATATACAAATTCTGTAACTTAATTAGTTCGCTtaatatgaaatacatgtacaaacatgCTCAAAATCAAAGTACTTTGAGCCATTCA
This genomic window contains:
- the LOC138319221 gene encoding serine/threonine-protein phosphatase 5-like; the encoded protein is KQQEKLKEKANEFFKNEDYNQAITFYTQAIELNPEVATYYCNRSFAYLRTECFGYALNDAGRALQLDRSYIKAYYRRASANMSLGKYKLALKDLEAVVKVRPNNKDARAKFNECQKIVRMMAFQKAISVEDSKSVAEQIDLAAMSIDDDYVGPNFENGTVTEEFVKELMTTFKDQKCLHRKYAYQIILECKKLFMNQPALVDITVPAGEKFTICGDIHGQYYDLLNIFELNGPPSEKNPYLFNGDFVDRGSFSVECILLLFSFKLLYPNHFFMARGNHESYTMNQMYGFEGEVKSKYPFMSINFNRLPLCHCINNKILVMHGGLFKDDTTTLDDIRQLQRNRQPPESGAMCELLWSDPQAVCGRSESKRGVGTMFGPDITKAFLQRNNLDYIVRSHEVKQDGYEVAHDGKCITVFSAPNYCDTMGNKGAFINIRGDDLTPKFTSFSAVPHPNVKPMAYASSLFSMFG